Within Mongoliitalea daihaiensis, the genomic segment CTATCCACCCTGTCAAGCCTCTTTGAGACTTCTTCAATCTTTCTTTCAAGGTTACTCATTAATGTTATTGCGTTTGGTCATGCAATTATACATTGAAATGAAAATATAACCAAGAGTTATAAATATAAATATTAATTATTAAAAAGATTGTTGTCTGAGCTGGCTATGATTTTACTTCGTTCAAGGATCTTTTCCATCGCATTCTTGTCCACGTAATTTTTTTCTGTGGTAGTAATAGAGCTATGGCCAAGAAGCTGTGAAGCAGTTTCAAGTCCTGCAAGCTTGGTGATAAGATTACCAAATGTTTTCCTTGCTGCATGGGAAGAGATTGAGAAGTCAAGCTCCATGTCATTGTATTCAAAAAGGAATTTGATTTTTTCGTTGTAGGTCTTCATGGATTGAACAGCAAATACTGGATCATTGATTTCTTTCATGACCTTATTTCGTTTGCCTTGCAACCTGGTTTTCATAAAGTTCTTATTGACAATATCAAGAACCTTTGGGAATACAGGAACAGTAATTTCACCCTTGGTTTTTGATCTAACATACCGAATAAAAAGAGTGCCTTCTATGTCCATGATTTGGGACATCGTAAACTTTGTCATATCTGTAAACGCCATGCCAGTTAAACACATAAAAATAAAAGTATCTTTCACAATTTCATGTGTAGGATTAGGCAGCTTAAATTCAAGCAATGACCTGAACTGATCCTCTGTAAGGTATTCTTTATTGGTTTTTGGTTCGGGAAGATTTTTATAGTGATCAACAGGGTTCTTATTCATCCAGTCATTCCTGATTGCGTAATTGAATACCTGACCAAGATTGCCCATCTTTTTATTAATGGTTACATTTCCATTTCCTACAAGTCCGGATTTAAGGAAGAGTACAAACCTCGTGATAAAAGATGGCTCAATCTCATAAAGGAATATATCCGACTTTTGGAAGTCGCATTTAATAAATTCTTCTATCTGGTTCCTAAGTACCCTGAACTTTTCAGGAAGGTGATGGGTAGCCAAACCGTTTTTTACATCAGCTTCTTTTTCGAAGATAACTTGATTGAACAAATACATAAGAGTGTATTCATCTTTTGCAAGAGAAGACACATTGCTTATGACAAGATCTGGCGAAGGCTTAATGTTCCTGGACACAAGGTCGGCATGTGATTCCCTGAGGCTTTCCATGACTTCGGAAATTTTTTTCCCTATGGCAAGGATAGCGGATGATTTACCTGTAAGCCTTCCGGCTTTAAAGTTTTTTTCAGGAACAGTAAAACCAGTGGAGATTCTTTTTACTCCAAAATCTTTCACCCTGACATTAATATATATAATGACAGAAGGCGGTTGCTGAGTAGTTCTCCTTGCTATAAGAGAAAGACTCAAAGGGTAGAATACAGTCATAAATGTTTGTTTATGTTTAAGATTAACGTGACCAAACGCATCTAACATTAACAAAGATAACAGACTGAAATAATTAA encodes:
- a CDS encoding tyrosine-type recombinase/integrase, which translates into the protein MTVFYPLSLSLIARRTTQQPPSVIIYINVRVKDFGVKRISTGFTVPEKNFKAGRLTGKSSAILAIGKKISEVMESLRESHADLVSRNIKPSPDLVISNVSSLAKDEYTLMYLFNQVIFEKEADVKNGLATHHLPEKFRVLRNQIEEFIKCDFQKSDIFLYEIEPSFITRFVLFLKSGLVGNGNVTINKKMGNLGQVFNYAIRNDWMNKNPVDHYKNLPEPKTNKEYLTEDQFRSLLEFKLPNPTHEIVKDTFIFMCLTGMAFTDMTKFTMSQIMDIEGTLFIRYVRSKTKGEITVPVFPKVLDIVNKNFMKTRLQGKRNKVMKEINDPVFAVQSMKTYNEKIKFLFEYNDMELDFSISSHAARKTFGNLITKLAGLETASQLLGHSSITTTEKNYVDKNAMEKILERSKIIASSDNNLFNN